GGGCTAGGGTTTTGTCTTTGGAGAGTGAGAATATGTATTCCCACTGGAGAGTGCGAGATAGTAGCTAGAGGGAcacattcaaatattaaaaaaagtgaaaaatctTCAAAGACGTTTATATAGccttctaagacaattttcgAAAAACATCTTAGTACATCTCCAGTTacttacaaaaatgtcactgcctgacattctaagacggttttttgaaaaccgtcttagaaggtgcgtcataaaaaataatttttttagtagtgcaaCTTACAAAGCTAGCCCCAGCCAAATGACACACAGATTGATGCTAACGATCATTTTCAGTCAAATTCACTCGATGATATGATGCATGTATAATATTGTTGCTTAAGGATGCATATGCATAATACTTAGTGTAAGTATATAGCTaggttgattattttttatttcatagttATGATGGAATGAAATCTTGATGAACAATGTTTTCCCTTAAAAAGTTCTAATATATGATAATTACAGACCTCATGGCCAATAATAACTCCCAATATTGCAGCATAATCTGCATCAGTAGCAGTTTCTGGAGAGGCCAATACAAGCTTTGAATTGAAAATCtgcaaacaagaaaaataaattatagatatTGGTTGGTCCCATCGGGGACAACTAGGAAATAACAGTGATTTACATATGTTAAGAGGATGATACTTGattttagtgtttatatatGGATCCACTTGTTGCAAACTTACACGGATCATGTTTCCTTTCAACAGTTACTTTTGCTACTCTTGGTGAGAAAACCACAGTGATGTCGCCTGAAGTATTTATTAGTGCAGGTGTTCCATGCTGCaggtactaatatttttaaatgtcatACTATATATTGTTGTGATGTTCTTTTTTGGTATATCCTCTGATTAGCATCAAAACGGTGTGTCGTTTAGCTATGAGAATGAGGAGAGCAGGGAATGATGGAGAGTTGAGCAGCACAGAGATGGAATGCATAAGGAGACACCATAGGCAGGAAGCAGCAGATGACAATCAGTGTGCCTCTTCTCTCGTTAAGCATATAAGGGCCTCACTGCCTCTCGTCGTAAGTACTAATTCCTTCccatttctctcttttctattcttttcatttcatcattaatttatcatttttaggtGTGGTCATTAGTGAAGAGATTTGATGAGCCGCACAAGTATAAGCGGGTAGGTGGTGAGGGGAAACCTTGAGATTGGAAGTTTGAGAGAGGTTGATGTTAAGTCCAGCCTCCCTGCAACTACTAGTACCGAGAGATTGGAGATTCTTGATGACAATCATCATATACTTAGTGTCAAGATTATTGGTAGTGATCAAAGATTTAGGGTACATAACTTATAACATCTCTACTTTCATGTCTAGCAATTTACAAATTGTGACTTGTCAGGTCAGTATTAGTTCAGATTTCTTCAATTCTACTGTCAGATCAGTTTTTGGAATAGTTGGTTTGTGACAAGCAATTCCAGTTATACATTCACACTTTTACAAAAACTTAAGCCAAAGATATGGTTTTCATAAACCACCTCCCATTtgcaaattaagaaaaaatctgTCATTTTAATTGTGAATGGTCATGTGGTAAGTttgttatcttttataataactactttaattaaaatttatatataattaataaacaatgtAAAAATCTAACAACATATGGAAATTGTATGACATGGGACACTTGGAAGAAGAGTCAGGGGTATTCTGTTCTAAGACATAACACATGCAATTGGCAGAATTTTATGCTACTGCTAAGGTTCCCGCCAAACCTTCTTACAAGCACTAGTGCTGTAAAGGCCTTTTAGATCAGTTATTTAACCCAtgcattaattgtttttttcttcctgTGAAAATAGGACTTGATCTCTGCCAATGTGGCAACCTGTTCTTGGAGTCCTACCATACTGCATTTTCTCATTAGAAGAAATTGAAGATGCTACAAACAACTTTGACCCATGAAATCTTGTAGCAGAAAGATCAGAGACAGATAAAAGAGTTTTCATATTTGTTCATTTCATAGTTCATAATGATATTCTCTACAAGACCAAGTGGTAAATGCCTTAATATTTTAAGTTGATTACTTTTAAGAAGTTGTTGATTTAGGATTCAAGTACACTGAGGATTGTCACTAAACTGAAGCTTCCTGTAAAAATTTGAATGTTTTATATGTAGGTTCTCTATGTTGGGGATCACATTTATGGAGATATACTAAGCAGGAAAAAGGTTCTTCGTATGTCATTCATCCTTTTAACTATTCTGATAAAtggatttttaatttgtattcaaTCTACCCGTAAATTTTGGTAATAAAATGTGGTTATGATTGTAGGAGGGGAAATAATAACTGGAAATGTAATTGAGAAAATAGACATTGATGAAATCtttaatgaattaataaaatacttgtttgtCTAGAAACCAATTGTTAACTACTCCTTTTGAAATTCACTCATATTTGTAGATGTTGCTTTAAGTAATTAACTTAAATTTGATACGATGCGATGCTCTCAATGGACAAGATGGAGAACAATGCTTGTAATCCCTGAGCTTGAGAAAGAGGTTAAACTCCTGGGAATCTAGGGAAACCCGCAAGATGCTTATTATTTACCATTATTGACTATGATTATGGAATGTAAGCAATGGATGACGTTAATTTAAAGCCAATGGCTTCAGAAATAGAAATATATGGTCCCATATTATGGAAATTGATCATGCACAACAAAATTGCCTTGTGGAACGGGAGTCCATCTATGAATTACAAGCTCTTGACGCTGATACTATATATATGACAATTTTGatagaaattataaaacaaaatgaagagataaaaactaaaaactaaaagatcaatcACACGTGAATGACGTTAAGACCTGGCAATATGATAGTTGTTTTATATTCCAGGCTCGTTGCTTGACCCACTCAGGCGTAAGGAAAGGACTATATAAAACAGGTTTATTATgacaaaattttttaaaagagataaatttatttagaaaGATTACTTGAGTCATTGAAAAAGTTTTCTAACCCACTAACATGCTGTAGGTTTAAGTAGAActgaactaaaatatttttaaaaaaattacaaattgcaGCCTTGTAGATGAAATACAACAAATATCATCAAATAAGTGAGATGAACTCATTATAAGTCAATTAGCCCAAAGCTACAAGCATCTTACAAGTCAAAAATGGCATTTTCATCATCTAATGAAGAGGTTTATCAAATCTCACAAAATCCATTAAGAAAGAAGGCGAATAAAAAAACTGTCACAAGTCAAAGTCCAAAACTACAACTATCTAAGAAGTCAAAAGATGCATCTTTATCATCAAGAAGAAGAAAGTCcatgaaaaaaatgtgaaaaaacaaTTTGTGATAAGTAAAAGCTCAAAGTTACAAGCATCCAAGAAATCAAAAGATGCatcttcatcatgaagtttATTCAATTAATCTCATAAAGTTCATTAAGAGTCAatcttactttaaaatttaaaaaggagcacactaaaaaaaacaaaattcagcCACATAGGTAACCAACAAAAGGAACTAAATACAAAAcgaaaatttaaatgaataatttccAGTGTTTTATTCACATCATTCTTATGTGTTTTACCATTATGATTGACTATTTTTTTcgttaaatatatttgtttgactgttttattatgttaatttcactttattcttatattgttcttataaaatttatatatataatgtttacTTTTATCTTCATAAGCAGTTTTATTTGAGTGGTCaatttctaattttgaaatatttctttataaatatattgataaataaaaatatcttaatttatatataatttttttatctcctttaacagaaaatgatataaaatatcattaaaaattatatttttaaatttaatttatcaaacaaaaaaatttatttaattatttataaacccACGCAACACGTGAATATTTATCTAATATGAAATAATGGTGGAAGATTTTAATATAACCGATAACATGTTAACATTTTACATACATTTCTTAAAAAGTAATTtgatataaatacaaaattatacaaattttatttggttataGTCCTAAAAATTCGTAAATGTCATTTAAGCCTTGAATTCTAGAGGTACAAAAGCAGGAAAATCAAtgtttaatatcaattttttttattgtcaccATAGAATAACATTTACTCAcgaatataataaaaagaatgaaTAAGTAACACCCAAGATTAGTGGAGCACTACTTACATCTATCCAACCTAAAGGAAAAAGTGATAAGCTGTCTCAACTTCAAATATTTCTACTTCGTTCAGTATTTGACACTagatattaaaattcaattagaTGCAATGTtgctacattaaaaaataacatcaaacgGTAGGAGAAAAAAATCAATGGACCGTGGGAAATTACAATCCTTTGAACTCCTAAATCCAAATGAGTACTTCATAATGTGCTAGTTCTATTAATATATGACTAAACTTGTACATTAGTTCTCAATATTGTATAGATTGGgcattttagtcttagtttttctttaaaaaaaaacaaaccttCGTTGGTCCTtaagtttacaaaaaaaatcattcaaattaaTCTTTTTCAACATTATTTTCCATTGTCGTTTTGCACCAAAGAAGACTAAAGTGAATGACATTTCACAAAGTCCAACTAATGAAGGATTATTAAAATCTCAAGGACTAATTTGTAAATTTACTCATTTATATACAATATGCAAATATTCTTTAcaccttttcctttttaatttggtGAATATAAGCagtatataattttacaatCAGATAGAAATCCAggtatttgatttaaaaaatggaCAATTGGACATAAACCCCAATTACAGACAACAGAACCACTGCTGGAAAACATtcactcaaaatataaaatatgtgatGGAGAATCCTGAAGGCCCAATTCGTCACTCAAATTCAGCCTAacttcaactcttccttctctTCGCATTTATCCCAACTCAACCCAACCATATACccttctcatccttttccactTGCATGTAGGCAGTTTGCTATACTTCGGGTCATTAGCTTTAATATTTCCCATCTCATTCTGTAATTTGTGGGCTCACTacttaaaaaaagtgatttttatgATGTGCATTTAAAATCAGTTGTCGAAATTATAGTTTGAGGGGCGgtgataattttgtaaatattattaaaaaatgactttggttttaatgaaaattgtcTTTGTTTCATTGCATTCAAATACTGTTCATGAAAACCGACTTTAaatcaatgataaaaaatacttcaaaataCAAACTGAGCTTCACACTCAGTCCCAACCCTACTCCCACACACATTGCAAATGAgaaccaaagaaaaagaaaacttctTCCATTCTCTGAAATCAAAGTATTAGGGTTAGGATTTTTTCGATCTGATAAATTTCTCATAAGAACACCAAGATTTGGTATTGATGGCCGAGGAACCGGAGAGCACCAGTGCCACTAACAAATCATTGCTTGATAAGATCACCGAGAAGCTTCACGATCACAATTCTTCGTCCTCTTCATTCTTCGCCACTTCGGAAGAGAAACACCCGTTCACTCCGTCCTCGGCACCAGAAAACgtaaaaccttttttttgttcattttttctagctcaattatttttgtttgttttattgcaTTTTGGGTTTTGTGAACAAATTCAATGTGGGAATGTTGTGGTAATTACACAGTATACGATTGTGTCAACACCTCATTGTTTCCCGGCACTCTCACTTCTATTCTATGCATATTTTGTTCTTGATTATTTGCATGTCCTCCTTTACTCCTCTATCAGTTTTCACACAAATTTGTATCTATGGTGTAAAATcataaatgatttaaatttaatattcagAATGATGATAAACTCATTTTGATTATGCACTCACTACTAAAGTGGTAATCTACTGtccaattatttgaattttatcccctaaaataatttaggATGCTTTTACCATTTTGCAGATGACAGCAATGGAGTAGATGGCTTGCCAATTGAAGGTGTAGAAATTGCATCTTTCGatcaggtattttttttttttttgccttcaattacacaaatttgtttgattgagAATGAACTAAACCAGTAGAAAGAGCTCTCCTCCTACAGTTTCCTTTTTTCAAAGGGTTTCCCCTTTCACTACTCATTTGCTAAGCTCTCAAAAAACAATTTCTAAAGTGTAAAGAAACGAGCTTTCCATATGGAAGGAGAAACCTTTCCCTAGGGAAGGAGAAACATACATCTAAAGTGTAAAGAAAGCTCTCCCATAGACAAGCTTGTACCTCCAAGGCTCCAACTATGCCATGAAAATATTATGATGATGCAAAAAGCTTCTTTTGTATATCATCTCTATTCTCAATGCAA
The genomic region above belongs to Glycine max cultivar Williams 82 chromosome 14, Glycine_max_v4.0, whole genome shotgun sequence and contains:
- the LOC106795909 gene encoding abscisic acid receptor PYL9, with product MRRAGNDGELSSTEMECIRRHHRQEAADDNQCASSLVKHIRASLPLVVWSLVKRFDEPHKYKRVLYVGDHIYGDILSRKKVLHDSNGVDGLPIEGVEIASFDQLHCSRAKVDGNFSLGILIE